In one window of Miscanthus floridulus cultivar M001 chromosome 12, ASM1932011v1, whole genome shotgun sequence DNA:
- the LOC136498226 gene encoding glycosyltransferase BC10-like, which yields MKPGTLKSRRGSAGDEEEAYIGFPVTPRKDYCWSSWLLKAVVALVILMAGVLIGLSASANVSRYYYYSSIGSSSLLLSSSSLQAAGGGGTGTGSSSGNKNNTNGDVFASSSTTSSGRSRSSNNKRKKMTEDEAPPPPVLLDFRGFVDPGPPWGHSMSDPELFWRASMAPRMEEYPFQRVPKVAFLFLTRGPLPFAPLWERFFHGHEGLYSVYVHALPGYAGRYRPSSPFHGRQIPSGEVSWGSITLVDAEKRLLANALLDWSNQRFVLVSESCVPVFNFRTVYEYLVNSAMSYVESYNIDVPQCAGRYNPRMAPEVLEEHWRKGSEWFEMSRDLAVDVVADQRYYALFRRHCTPSCYPDEHYIPTFLHLRHGARNANRTVTWVDWSRGGPHPARFGKAATTADLMAAIRSNGTLCLYNGKPTTVCYLFARKFAPSALPTLLNLSTTLLDF from the coding sequence ATGAAGCCGGGCACCCTCAAGTCCCGGCGAGGCAGTGccggggacgaggaggaggcctACATCGGCTTCCCGGTGACCCCGCGCAAAGACTACTGCTGGTCGTCGTGGCTGCTCAAGGCCGTGGTGGCGCTGGTGATCCTGATGGCCGGCGTGCTCATCGGGCTGTCGGCCAGCGCCAACGTGTCGCGCTACTACTACTACAGCAGCATTGGGTCCTCGTCGCTGTTGTTATCTTCTTCCTCCCTGCAGGCAGCCGGCGGCGGTGGCACTGGCACTGGCAGCAGCAGTGGTAATAAGAACAACACCAATGGCGATGTCTTCGCTTCCAGTTCCACCACGAGCAGCGGCAGGAGTCGCAGTAGTAATaataagaggaagaagatgacggaAGACGAAGCTCCACCTCCACCGGTGCTGCTGGACTTCCGTGGTTTCGTGGACCCCGGCCCGCCATGGGGCCACTCGATGTCGGACCCGGAGCTGTTCTGGCGGGCGTCCATGGCGCCGCGCATGGAGGAGTACCCGTTCCAGCGCGTGCCCAAGGTGGCGTTCCTGTTCCTGACGCGCGGGCCGCTGCCGTTCGCGCCGCTGTGGGAGCGCTTCTTCCACGGCCACGAGGGGCTCTACTCGGTGTACGTGCACGCGCTGCCGGGCTACGCGGGGCGCTACCGGCCGTCGTCGCCGTTCCACGGGCGGCAGATCCCGAGCGGGGAGGTGTCGTGGGGCTCCATCACGCTGGTGGACGCGGAGAAGCGGCTGCTGGCCAACGCGCTGCTGGACTGGTCCAACCAGCGCTTTGTGCTGGTGTCGGAGAGCTGCGTGCCGGTGTTCAACTTCCGGACGGTGTACGAGTACCTGGTGAACTCGGCGATGAGCTACGTGGAGTCGTACAACATCGACGTGCCGCAGTGCGCGGGGCGGTACAACCCGCGGATGGCGCCGGAGGTGCTGGAGGAGCACTGGCGCAAGGGCTCCGAATGGTTCGAGATGAGCCGGGACCTCGCCGTCGACGTGGTGGCGGACCAGCGCTACTACGCGCTGTTCCGGCGGCACTGCACGCCGTCGTGCTACCCGGACGAGCACTACATCCCGACGTTCCTGCACCTGCGCCACGGCGCGCGCAACGCTAACCGGACGGTGACCTGGGTGGACTGGTCGCGCGGGGGGCCGCACCCGGCGCGCTTCGGCAAGGCGGCCACCACGGCCGACCTGATGGCCGCCATCCGCAGCAACGGCACACTGTGCCTGTACAACGGCAAGCCCACCACGGTCTGCTACCTCTTCGCCAGGAAGTTCGCGCCCAGCGCGCTGCCCACGCTGCTCAACCTCAGTACCACGCTGCTAGACTTCTGA